The following proteins are encoded in a genomic region of Actinomadura sp. NAK00032:
- a CDS encoding bifunctional DNA primase/polymerase, whose product MAAVAREYAELGWPCYPGAHVGADRACSCDRIGCPDPGAHPVSAAWAHQASVDPDVIGRWWEKRPEANIILPTGRVFDVFDVPAAAGAIALDRIERDERPVGPVASFGDERYLFFVATRGAPVDEDEWWSCHLDTLPEDVAETPGMRWHCRDSYVVAPPSVLPYGREVAWVRPPERDSLPDPLRLLEVLADACEGA is encoded by the coding sequence ATGGCCGCGGTCGCGCGGGAGTACGCGGAGCTCGGGTGGCCGTGCTATCCGGGCGCCCACGTCGGCGCCGACCGGGCGTGCTCCTGCGACCGGATCGGGTGTCCCGACCCGGGCGCGCATCCGGTATCGGCGGCCTGGGCGCACCAGGCCAGCGTCGACCCCGACGTGATCGGGCGCTGGTGGGAGAAACGCCCGGAGGCCAACATCATCCTGCCGACGGGCCGGGTCTTCGACGTGTTCGACGTCCCGGCCGCCGCCGGCGCGATCGCCCTCGACCGGATCGAGCGGGACGAGCGTCCCGTCGGTCCGGTCGCGTCGTTCGGGGACGAGCGGTACCTGTTCTTCGTCGCGACCCGCGGCGCGCCCGTCGACGAGGACGAGTGGTGGTCGTGCCACCTCGACACCCTGCCCGAGGACGTCGCCGAGACGCCGGGCATGCGGTGGCACTGCCGCGACAGCTACGTGGTCGCGCCGCCGTCGGTGCTGCCGTACGGGCGCGAGGTGGCCTGGGTGCGGCCGCCGGAGCGCGACTCGCTGCCCGACCCGCTGCGCCTCCTGGAAGTCCTCGCGGACGCCTGCGAGGGCGCCTGA
- the hemB gene encoding porphobilinogen synthase has translation MSAQFPVARPRRLRRTPALRRLVAETRLAPADLILPMFVKEGITEPQPVASMPGVFQHTRDSLRKAAHEAAEAGVGGLILFGIPAVKDGTGSAADDPDGIVQLALRDLASDLGDATVVMTDLCLDEYTDHGHCGILTDAGEIDNDATLERYASIAVAQAEAGAAVVGPSGMMDGQVGVIRQALDASGHPDVAILGYSVKYASAYYGPFRDAAECAPQFGDRSTHQQDPANADESIREVLLDLDEGADMVMVKPAGAYLDIVRRVRDTVDVPVAAYQVSGEYAMIEAAAEKGWIDRDRTIMESLVSIRRAGADMILTYWATEAARRLR, from the coding sequence ATGTCCGCACAGTTTCCCGTCGCCCGGCCGCGGCGGCTGCGCCGCACGCCCGCGCTGCGCCGGCTGGTCGCCGAGACGCGGCTCGCGCCGGCCGATCTCATCCTGCCGATGTTCGTCAAGGAGGGGATCACCGAGCCGCAGCCGGTCGCGTCCATGCCGGGCGTGTTCCAGCACACCCGCGACAGCCTGCGCAAGGCCGCGCACGAGGCGGCCGAGGCCGGCGTCGGCGGACTCATCCTGTTCGGGATCCCGGCGGTGAAGGACGGCACCGGCTCCGCCGCCGACGACCCCGACGGGATCGTCCAGCTCGCGCTGCGCGACCTCGCGTCCGACCTCGGCGACGCCACCGTCGTCATGACGGACCTGTGCCTGGACGAGTACACCGACCACGGGCACTGCGGCATCCTCACCGACGCGGGCGAGATCGACAACGACGCCACGCTGGAGCGGTACGCCTCCATCGCGGTCGCGCAGGCCGAGGCGGGCGCGGCGGTGGTCGGCCCGTCCGGCATGATGGACGGCCAGGTCGGCGTGATCCGGCAGGCGCTGGACGCCTCCGGCCACCCCGACGTCGCGATCCTGGGGTACTCGGTGAAGTACGCGTCCGCGTACTACGGTCCGTTCCGCGACGCCGCCGAGTGCGCGCCGCAGTTCGGCGACCGCTCCACCCACCAGCAGGACCCGGCCAACGCCGACGAGTCGATCCGCGAGGTCCTCCTCGACCTCGACGAGGGCGCCGACATGGTGATGGTGAAGCCCGCCGGCGCCTACCTCGACATCGTCCGCCGCGTCCGCGACACGGTGGACGTGCCCGTCGCCGCCTACCAGGTGAGCGGCGAGTACGCGATGATCGAGGCCGCCGCCGAGAAGGGCTGGATCGACCGCGACCGCACCATCATGGAGTCCCTGGTCTCGATCCGCCGCGCCGGTGCCGACATGATCCTCACCTACTGGGCCACGGAGGCTGCACGAAGGTTGCGTTAG
- a CDS encoding uroporphyrinogen-III synthase — protein sequence MRRTTEPGTVAIVGMGPGDPGLLTLRAAAELERADTVIVSRAHCPADVLAHCRADAEIVDTAEGDPVKMAVRAAQAGRRVVRMFAGDPGVACGLAVEGAALHKAGVPFEVVPGVSAVTGVPGYAGIPLTDPEHREFRFVDASSGGVDWEAFASDSATLVIIGAEGAVAEVSKGLVAAGRPDSTPAAMTSLGTTTEQETVVSTLSKLASDTKGMESPAMIIVGDVVAWRDRLSWFETKPLFGWRVLVPRTKEQAASLSDQLRGYGAVPDEVPTISVEPPRTPQQMDRAVKGLVTGRYEWVVFTSTNAVKAIREKFVDYGLDARAFAGLKVAAVGEQTAAALVEFGIQPDLVPAGEQSGEGLAREWPPYDEDLDPINRVLLPRADIATDVLIARLTELGWECEDVTAYRTVRAAPPPAPIREAIKGGGFDAVLFTSSSTVKNLIGIAGKPHNVTVIAVIGPQTAKTAEEYGLRVDVMADKPSVSALAEALAEYGANRRAAQIEAGDPLRKPSQMRRGARRRK from the coding sequence GTGCGCCGGACGACGGAGCCGGGGACGGTCGCGATCGTCGGCATGGGCCCCGGTGACCCGGGGCTGCTGACGCTGCGCGCCGCCGCCGAGCTGGAGCGCGCCGACACCGTCATCGTCAGCCGCGCGCACTGTCCCGCCGACGTCCTCGCGCACTGCCGCGCGGACGCCGAGATCGTCGATACCGCCGAGGGCGACCCGGTGAAGATGGCCGTCCGCGCCGCCCAGGCCGGCCGGCGCGTGGTCCGGATGTTCGCCGGCGACCCCGGCGTCGCCTGCGGACTGGCCGTCGAGGGCGCCGCGCTGCACAAGGCGGGCGTGCCGTTCGAGGTCGTGCCGGGCGTGTCGGCGGTGACGGGCGTGCCGGGCTATGCGGGCATCCCGCTGACCGACCCCGAGCACCGCGAGTTCCGGTTCGTGGACGCCTCGTCCGGCGGCGTCGACTGGGAGGCGTTCGCGAGCGACTCCGCGACGCTCGTCATCATCGGCGCGGAGGGCGCGGTCGCCGAGGTGTCCAAGGGCCTGGTCGCGGCTGGTCGCCCGGACTCCACCCCGGCCGCGATGACGAGCCTCGGCACCACCACCGAGCAGGAGACGGTCGTCTCGACGCTGAGCAAGCTCGCGTCCGACACCAAGGGCATGGAGTCGCCCGCCATGATCATCGTGGGGGACGTCGTGGCCTGGCGCGACCGGCTGTCGTGGTTCGAGACCAAGCCGCTGTTCGGCTGGCGGGTGCTGGTGCCGCGCACCAAGGAGCAGGCCGCGTCGCTGTCGGACCAGCTGCGCGGGTACGGGGCCGTCCCCGACGAGGTCCCGACGATCTCCGTCGAGCCGCCGCGCACCCCCCAGCAGATGGACCGGGCCGTCAAGGGCCTCGTCACCGGCCGCTACGAGTGGGTGGTGTTCACCTCCACCAACGCGGTCAAGGCGATCCGGGAGAAGTTCGTCGACTACGGCCTCGACGCCCGCGCGTTCGCCGGGCTGAAGGTCGCCGCGGTCGGCGAGCAGACCGCCGCCGCGCTGGTCGAGTTCGGCATCCAGCCCGACCTCGTCCCGGCCGGGGAGCAGTCCGGCGAGGGCCTGGCCCGCGAGTGGCCGCCCTACGACGAGGACCTCGACCCGATCAACCGGGTGCTGCTGCCGCGCGCCGACATCGCCACCGACGTGCTGATCGCCCGGCTGACCGAGCTCGGCTGGGAGTGCGAGGACGTGACCGCCTACCGGACGGTCCGCGCCGCGCCGCCGCCCGCCCCGATCCGCGAGGCGATCAAGGGCGGCGGGTTCGACGCGGTGCTGTTCACCTCGTCGTCCACGGTGAAGAACCTGATCGGCATCGCCGGCAAGCCGCACAACGTGACGGTGATCGCGGTGATCGGCCCGCAGACCGCCAAGACCGCGGAGGAGTACGGGCTGCGCGTCGACGTCATGGCGGACAAGCCGTCCGTATCGGCCCTCGCCGAGGCGCTCGCGGAGTACGGTGCGAACCGGCGGGCGGCCCAGATCGAGGCGGGGGACCCGCTCCGCAAGCCCAGCCAGATGCGCCGGGGGGCCCGGCGCCGGAAGTAG
- the hemC gene encoding hydroxymethylbilane synthase, which translates to MATTQSQGVADALTRLTGHAVELVGVTTQGDVSKALLAQIGGTGVFVNALRDKILSGEVDFAVHSLKDLPTSQTPGIALAATPRRDDPRDALCGPSKLADLPRGARVGTGSPRRVAQLRALRPDLEIVPIRGNADTRLRKIADGELDAVVLAHAGLKRIGRLAEVGEVFDPDQMLPAPGQGSLALECRADRADLLELLGTVDDAPTRRAVTAERTILAVLEAGCSAPVGTYAAEVDEELHLTATVAAYDGSRQIRLSASGHPDAAEQIGRDLAARLLAQGADQLMGERD; encoded by the coding sequence ATGGCGACGACGCAGTCGCAGGGCGTCGCGGACGCGTTGACCCGGCTGACCGGGCATGCCGTGGAGCTGGTCGGGGTAACGACGCAAGGTGATGTCTCCAAGGCCCTGCTCGCCCAGATCGGCGGCACGGGCGTGTTCGTCAACGCCCTCCGCGACAAGATCCTGTCCGGTGAGGTGGACTTCGCCGTGCACTCGCTGAAGGACCTGCCGACGTCGCAGACGCCGGGCATCGCGCTGGCCGCGACGCCGCGCCGCGACGACCCCCGCGACGCGCTGTGCGGGCCGTCCAAGCTGGCCGACCTGCCGCGCGGCGCCCGCGTCGGCACCGGCTCGCCGCGCCGCGTCGCGCAGCTGCGCGCGCTCCGCCCGGACCTGGAGATCGTCCCGATCCGCGGCAACGCCGACACCCGGCTCCGCAAGATCGCCGACGGTGAGCTGGACGCCGTGGTGCTGGCGCACGCGGGCCTGAAGCGCATCGGGCGGCTGGCGGAGGTCGGCGAGGTCTTCGACCCCGACCAGATGCTGCCCGCGCCCGGCCAGGGCTCGCTCGCCCTCGAATGCCGCGCCGACCGGGCCGACCTGCTGGAGCTGCTTGGAACGGTCGACGACGCCCCGACCAGGCGCGCCGTCACCGCCGAGCGGACGATCCTCGCGGTGCTGGAGGCGGGCTGCTCCGCGCCCGTGGGAACATACGCTGCCGAAGTAGATGAAGAGCTGCATCTGACCGCGACCGTCGCCGCCTACGACGGGAGCCGGCAGATCAGGCTGTCCGCAAGCGGCCACCCGGATGCCGCCGAGCAGATCGGCCGCGACCTCGCGGCCCGGCTGCTCGCGCAGGGGGCCGACCAGTTGATGGGGGAGCGCGATTGA
- a CDS encoding glutamyl-tRNA reductase has protein sequence MSILVVGLSHRSAPVAVLERAAVAGDDLVKLLHAVHDSANVVEAAIVSTCNRVEIYAVVDKFHGGVSAISELLALHSGVPMDDLSRHLYVHYEERAVQHVFAVACGLESMVVGEGQILGQIRQAFKLAQDEGTLGRDLHDVLQQSLRVGKRAHHETGIDKAGASLVSVGLDVAARHLGPLDGTRALVVGAGSMSSLAAATLSRAGAGEVVIANRTYANAARLAESLDVPSRAIDLADLDDALAGADLVVSCTGATGLVLTAAQLTARGVGDDGRRRFFLDLALPHDIERSVGDLPGVELAGLDDLRTAQEAAKAIGPAAVEAVRRIVCEEVEAFLSAARAAAVAPTVVALRSKAADVVNAELARLTGRLPELDERDRKEIEQTVRRVVDKLLHAPTVRVKELAAAPGGDSYADALRELFDLDPKAPQAVARADMREDEPAAEIAPECAEADCVSPAPMPAGNSASNVVSTVPGAVPPDGVNVETVNAQAASVRAVSARDAAPGREGDET, from the coding sequence ATGAGCATTCTGGTGGTGGGTCTCAGTCACCGCAGCGCGCCCGTGGCGGTGCTGGAGCGGGCCGCGGTGGCCGGGGACGACCTGGTCAAGCTGCTGCACGCGGTGCACGACTCGGCGAACGTCGTCGAGGCCGCGATCGTCTCGACGTGCAACCGGGTCGAGATCTACGCCGTGGTCGACAAGTTCCACGGCGGCGTCTCCGCGATCTCCGAGCTGCTGGCGCTGCACTCCGGCGTCCCGATGGACGACCTGTCCCGGCACCTGTACGTCCACTACGAGGAGCGGGCCGTCCAGCACGTGTTCGCGGTGGCGTGCGGGCTGGAGTCGATGGTCGTCGGCGAGGGCCAGATCCTCGGCCAGATCCGGCAGGCGTTCAAGCTCGCGCAGGACGAGGGGACGCTCGGCCGCGACCTGCACGACGTCCTGCAGCAGTCGCTGCGGGTGGGCAAGCGCGCCCACCACGAGACCGGCATCGACAAGGCCGGCGCGTCGCTGGTCAGCGTGGGCCTGGACGTCGCCGCCCGGCACCTCGGCCCGCTGGACGGGACGCGCGCGCTGGTGGTCGGCGCCGGCTCGATGAGCTCGCTGGCGGCCGCCACGCTGAGCCGCGCCGGTGCGGGCGAGGTGGTGATCGCCAACCGCACGTACGCGAACGCCGCCCGCCTCGCCGAGTCGCTGGACGTCCCGTCCCGCGCGATCGACCTGGCCGACCTGGACGACGCGCTCGCCGGCGCCGACCTCGTGGTGTCCTGCACCGGCGCGACCGGCCTGGTGCTGACGGCCGCGCAGCTGACGGCGCGCGGCGTCGGAGACGACGGGCGGCGCCGGTTCTTCCTGGACCTGGCGCTGCCGCACGACATCGAGCGGTCCGTCGGCGACCTGCCCGGCGTCGAGCTGGCCGGCCTGGACGACCTGCGCACCGCGCAGGAGGCCGCGAAGGCGATCGGCCCGGCGGCCGTCGAGGCCGTCCGGCGGATCGTGTGCGAGGAGGTCGAGGCGTTCCTCAGCGCCGCCCGCGCCGCCGCCGTGGCGCCGACCGTGGTCGCGCTGCGCAGCAAGGCCGCGGACGTGGTGAACGCGGAGCTGGCCCGGCTGACCGGCCGGCTGCCGGAGCTGGACGAGCGGGACCGCAAGGAGATCGAGCAGACCGTGCGGCGCGTGGTGGACAAGCTGCTCCACGCGCCGACCGTCCGGGTCAAGGAGCTGGCGGCGGCGCCGGGCGGCGACTCCTACGCCGACGCGCTGCGCGAGCTGTTCGACCTGGACCCCAAGGCCCCCCAGGCGGTGGCCCGCGCCGACATGCGCGAGGACGAGCCCGCCGCCGAGATCGCGCCGGAGTGCGCGGAGGCGGACTGCGTCAGCCCCGCGCCGATGCCCGCGGGCAACTCGGCGAGCAACGTGGTGAGCACCGTGCCGGGCGCCGTGCCGCCGGACGGTGTGAACGTGGAGACGGTGAACGCCCAGGCCGCGAGCGTCCGGGCGGTCAGCGCCCGGGACGCGGCTCCGGGGCGCGAAGGAGACGAGACGTGA
- a CDS encoding redox-sensing transcriptional repressor Rex has translation MTPRQNRHRDRAGRGIPEATVARLPVYLRALTGLQERGVATVSSEELAAAAGVNSAKLRKDLSHLGSYGTRGVGYEVEYLVYQISRELGLTQDWVIAIIGVGNLGRALAGYGGFASRGFRVAGLLDADEAIVGQEISGMTVEHIDGLEDIIAGHGVSIAVIATPAGAAQGVCDRVVAAGVTSVLNFAPVVLSVPDGVDVRKVDLSIELQILAFHEQRKAGGPDGFAPLVPGDTPPGTSQYVETVEA, from the coding sequence GTGACACCTCGACAGAACCGGCACCGCGACCGCGCGGGCCGCGGCATCCCCGAAGCCACCGTCGCGCGGCTCCCGGTGTACCTGCGGGCGCTCACCGGGCTCCAGGAGCGCGGCGTCGCGACCGTCTCGTCCGAGGAACTGGCGGCGGCCGCCGGCGTGAACTCGGCCAAGCTCCGCAAGGACCTGTCCCACCTCGGCTCCTACGGCACCCGGGGCGTCGGCTACGAGGTCGAGTACCTCGTCTACCAGATCTCCCGCGAGCTCGGCCTCACCCAGGACTGGGTGATCGCGATCATCGGGGTCGGTAACCTGGGCCGTGCGCTCGCCGGCTACGGCGGCTTCGCGTCCCGCGGCTTCCGCGTGGCGGGCCTGCTGGACGCGGACGAGGCCATCGTCGGGCAGGAGATCTCCGGCATGACGGTGGAGCACATCGACGGGCTGGAGGACATCATCGCGGGCCACGGCGTGTCCATCGCCGTGATCGCGACCCCCGCGGGCGCCGCCCAGGGAGTGTGCGATCGCGTGGTGGCCGCGGGCGTGACCAGCGTCCTGAACTTCGCCCCCGTCGTGCTGTCGGTGCCCGACGGGGTCGACGTGCGCAAGGTCGACCTGTCGATCGAGCTGCAGATCCTCGCGTTCCACGAGCAGCGCAAGGCCGGCGGACCAGACGGCTTCGCCCCGCTGGTCCCGGGCGACACGCCGCCCGGGACTTCGCAGTACGTAGAGACGGTTGAAGCATGA
- a CDS encoding glutaredoxin family protein: MPDEIMITLLGKPGCHLCDDARAVIERVAGDLGVAWEERDITKSEADYERYWEQIPVTLVNGVQHDFWRVDEARLRAAVGKPR; encoded by the coding sequence ATGCCGGACGAGATCATGATCACGCTGCTCGGCAAGCCGGGCTGCCATCTGTGCGACGACGCCCGCGCGGTGATCGAGCGGGTCGCCGGCGACCTCGGGGTCGCGTGGGAGGAACGGGACATCACGAAGTCGGAGGCCGACTACGAGCGGTACTGGGAGCAGATCCCGGTCACGCTGGTCAACGGCGTCCAGCACGACTTCTGGCGTGTCGACGAGGCCCGGCTGCGCGCCGCCGTCGGCAAGCCGCGCTGA
- a CDS encoding putative quinol monooxygenase, which translates to MVSALLALLATLGALAATGLLVQRAYKDRLLYLIAWSFTQVGLTLALLCMALGFMMGFNGPLFRVMELGAALIGPVWLALGMVELIARYVQVRFAGWLFAISYTVVAIVILILDPLKGSLSKSLPKPGSTYDALPLLLVDGAHVVAVVSLVACTGVTAWLASKQDQEAAELLIPVALVALAGVLVVSGTRGFLPAPLAVIALGAAVGLVWYGAMRTIPVYDEDGDYDDYEGYDDQDGYQPATGYEEQPYAAKAEPVPAPTPSPEPRRGELRFPEPSVEELRFPDNPAGPTAVDGLGGPAGLPGLPGAPAPAAGGELANACGQITVYTLLDGREEAFDRLAADLVKAALAAEPDTVIFACHEVVGGPTQRIFYQLFRDEAAFAAHRGQAHLRRFLADSRTHVLATNVIELKLGPAKVPLPAPGVPGR; encoded by the coding sequence ATGGTCTCCGCTCTTCTCGCGCTTCTGGCGACCCTTGGCGCCCTGGCCGCCACCGGGTTGCTGGTTCAGCGCGCCTACAAGGACCGGCTGCTCTACCTCATCGCGTGGTCCTTCACCCAGGTCGGGCTGACGCTCGCGCTGCTGTGCATGGCCCTCGGCTTCATGATGGGGTTCAACGGCCCGCTGTTCCGGGTCATGGAGCTCGGCGCCGCGCTGATCGGGCCGGTATGGCTCGCGCTCGGCATGGTCGAGCTGATCGCGCGCTACGTGCAGGTGCGGTTCGCGGGATGGCTGTTCGCGATCTCCTACACGGTGGTCGCGATCGTGATCCTCATCCTGGACCCGCTGAAGGGCTCGCTCTCCAAGAGCCTGCCCAAGCCGGGCTCCACCTACGACGCGCTGCCGCTGCTGCTCGTCGACGGCGCGCACGTCGTCGCGGTGGTCTCCCTGGTCGCGTGCACCGGCGTCACCGCGTGGCTGGCGAGCAAGCAGGACCAGGAGGCCGCCGAGCTGCTGATCCCGGTCGCGCTGGTCGCGCTCGCGGGCGTGCTGGTCGTCAGCGGCACCCGCGGGTTCCTGCCGGCGCCGCTCGCGGTGATCGCGCTCGGCGCCGCGGTCGGGCTCGTCTGGTACGGCGCGATGCGCACGATCCCCGTCTACGACGAGGACGGCGACTACGACGACTACGAGGGCTACGACGACCAGGACGGCTACCAGCCCGCGACCGGCTACGAGGAGCAGCCGTACGCGGCCAAGGCCGAGCCCGTCCCGGCGCCGACCCCCTCGCCCGAGCCGCGGCGCGGCGAGCTGCGCTTCCCGGAGCCGTCCGTCGAGGAGCTGCGCTTCCCCGACAACCCGGCCGGGCCGACCGCCGTCGACGGCCTGGGCGGCCCCGCCGGGCTGCCCGGCCTGCCCGGCGCTCCGGCGCCCGCCGCCGGCGGGGAGCTGGCGAACGCGTGCGGCCAGATCACCGTCTACACGCTGCTGGACGGCCGCGAGGAGGCCTTCGACCGGCTCGCCGCCGACCTGGTGAAGGCCGCGCTGGCGGCCGAGCCGGACACGGTGATCTTCGCCTGCCACGAGGTGGTCGGCGGCCCCACGCAGCGGATCTTCTACCAGCTCTTCCGGGACGAGGCGGCGTTCGCCGCGCACCGCGGGCAGGCGCACCTGCGCCGGTTCCTGGCGGATTCGCGCACGCACGTGCTCGCGACGAACGTGATCGAGCTGAAGCTCGGCCCGGCCAAGGTGCCGCTGCCGGCGCCGGGCGTCCCCGGGAGGTGA
- a CDS encoding sigma-70 family RNA polymerase sigma factor, producing MSSLSLDAGVIPLPRRSRRAEPGSDRAEVLKALVLRARDGDADAFGSLYDHYVELVYRYIYYRVGTHSLSEDLTSETFLRALRRICDFHWQGKDFGAWLVTIARNLVADHFKSGRYRLEVCTAELIEPDRHHEGPERTVLDALTNRTLLLAVRRLGSEQQECVVLRFLHGLSVAETALVMGKKPGAIKALQYRAVRSLARMLPDDLRR from the coding sequence ATGAGCAGCTTGTCCCTCGATGCCGGGGTCATCCCGCTTCCTCGGCGTTCCCGGCGGGCCGAGCCCGGATCCGACCGGGCCGAGGTCCTGAAGGCGCTGGTCCTGCGCGCCCGGGACGGCGACGCAGACGCGTTCGGCTCCCTCTACGACCACTACGTCGAACTCGTCTACCGGTACATCTACTACCGGGTCGGAACGCACTCCCTCAGCGAGGACCTGACGAGCGAGACGTTCCTGCGCGCCCTCCGCCGCATCTGCGACTTCCACTGGCAGGGCAAGGACTTCGGCGCCTGGCTGGTGACGATCGCCCGCAACCTCGTCGCCGACCACTTCAAGTCCGGCCGCTACCGGCTGGAGGTCTGCACGGCCGAGCTGATCGAGCCGGACCGCCACCACGAGGGGCCGGAGCGGACCGTCCTGGACGCGCTGACCAACCGGACGCTGCTGCTCGCCGTCCGGCGGCTCGGATCCGAGCAGCAGGAGTGCGTCGTCCTGCGGTTCCTGCACGGCCTGTCGGTCGCCGAGACCGCGCTGGTCATGGGCAAGAAGCCGGGCGCCATCAAGGCGCTGCAGTACCGCGCCGTCCGCTCCCTCGCCCGCATGCTCCCGGACGACCTGCGCCGCTGA
- a CDS encoding HAD family phosphatase codes for MRRFWQRDVDHKSAGEAAAAAAAPPGPLPVPDPAAAAFFDVDNTMMRGASIYYFARGLAARKLFTMRDLAMFAFGQAAFRLRGSENSEHIGSAKEAALAFVAGQRVDRIVRLSEEIYDEVMADRIWHGTRTLALQHLDAGQQVWLVTATPVEVARTIAHRLGLTGALGTVAETREGVYTGRLVGNLLHGPAKSEAVRALAAREGLDLARCSAYSDSINDLPMLTAVGHPHAVNPDAELRAHARDHGWPIHDFRTGRKVTMIALPAAAGAGALAGGVAAGVALRRHYRT; via the coding sequence ATGCGGCGATTCTGGCAACGCGACGTGGACCACAAGAGCGCCGGGGAGGCCGCCGCCGCGGCAGCGGCCCCGCCCGGTCCGCTGCCCGTGCCCGACCCCGCCGCCGCGGCGTTCTTCGACGTCGACAACACGATGATGCGCGGCGCGTCCATCTACTACTTCGCGCGCGGGCTCGCCGCCCGCAAGCTGTTCACCATGCGCGACCTCGCGATGTTCGCGTTCGGGCAGGCCGCGTTCCGGCTGCGCGGCAGCGAGAACTCCGAGCACATCGGCAGCGCGAAGGAGGCCGCGCTCGCCTTCGTCGCCGGGCAGCGGGTCGACAGGATCGTCCGGCTCAGCGAGGAGATCTACGACGAGGTGATGGCCGACCGCATCTGGCACGGCACCCGCACCCTCGCCCTCCAGCACCTGGACGCGGGCCAGCAGGTCTGGCTCGTCACCGCGACGCCAGTCGAGGTCGCCCGCACGATCGCGCACCGCCTCGGCCTCACCGGCGCGCTCGGCACCGTCGCCGAGACCCGCGAGGGCGTCTACACCGGCCGGCTCGTCGGCAACCTCCTGCACGGCCCGGCCAAGTCCGAGGCCGTCCGCGCGCTCGCCGCCCGCGAGGGCCTCGACCTCGCCCGCTGCTCCGCCTACAGCGACTCGATCAACGACCTGCCGATGCTGACCGCCGTCGGCCACCCGCACGCCGTCAACCCCGACGCCGAACTGCGCGCCCACGCCCGCGACCACGGCTGGCCGATCCACGACTTCCGCACCGGCCGCAAGGTGACGATGATCGCCCTCCCCGCCGCCGCGGGCGCCGGCGCCCTGGCCGGCGGCGTCGCCGCCGGCGTGGCCCTCCGCCGCCACTACCGCACCTGA